A region from the Vulpes lagopus strain Blue_001 chromosome 5, ASM1834538v1, whole genome shotgun sequence genome encodes:
- the MAB21L3 gene encoding protein mab-21-like 3 — translation MKSPTAGDLEECLLNKVGLRRQRISQIVEEVQRVVHHLTTEISHQDIRFQAVPYSDTYNGNIKVLAPSQFLVTVPVKGLAGYREAREQRWRYYTLQGTRLSCPLQDPEGLQQWLEVEQFMKSLWQWHKADVNIEGDIVPAKVLQVFRKLVENAIGTCRLSGKVSMLPHHAAAAVWVAVETPTCQVELELVPAVEIPTAWSEKARWPPCLKRWPSRQRVECIKSFGFALLACSNYHWQLSFLQAEQVLLEQLDEDGGCRRKCLQALRQVKEDVWCPGKRPVITSHHLQTVLFWTCEKYPHLKDWQVFGKAFLRLVRKLHKCVSQHFLKHYFVRKSNLFRSANWGELDAVAQQLALFLKNPQISLP, via the exons GTGGGCTTGAGGCGCCAGCGGATCTCCCAGATTGTGGAGGAAGTGCAGAGGGTTGTCCACCATCTGACCACAGAAATCAGCCACCAAGACATTCGATTCCAGGCCGTGCCTTATTCTGACACATACAATGGGAACATTAAG GTGTTGGCCCCCAGCCAGTTCCTCGTCACTGTCCCAGTGAAGGGCCTGGCTGGGTACAGGGAGGCCAGGGAGCAGCGCTGGCGGTACTACACCCTGCAGGGCACCAGGCTTTCCTGCCCCTTGCAGGACCCGGAGGGCCTGCAGCAGTGGCTGGAGGTGGAGCAGTTTATGAAGAGCCTGTGGCAGTGGCACAAGGCAGATGTGAACATAGAGGGAGATATCGTGCCTGCCAAGGTCCTCCAGGTGTTCCGGAAGCTGGTAGAAAATGCAATTGGAACCTGTCGTCTCTCAG GTAAGGTCAGCATGCTCCCACACCACGCTGCAGCTGCAGTTTGGGTTGCCGTGGAAACGCCCACGTGTCAGGTGGAACTAGAGCTGGTCCCCGCAGTGGAGATCCCCACGGCCTGGTCTGAGAAAGCTCGGTGGCCTCCCTGTCTGAAGCGCTGGCCTTCCCGACAGAGAGTGGAGTGCATCAAG TCGTTTGGGTTTGCCCTATTGGCCTGTTCCAATTATCACTGGCAGCTGAGCTTCCTGCAGGCCGAGCAGGTGCTGCTGGAGCAGCTGGATGAGGACGGGGGTTGCCGCAGGAAGTGTCTCCAGGCCCTGAGGCAGGTGAAGGAGGATGTCTGGTGTCCGGGAAAGAGGCCTGTCATCACGTCCCACCATCTGCAG ACGGTGCTTTTTTGGACTTGCGAGAAATATCCCCACTTGAAGGACTGGCAGGTCTTCGGCAAAGCCTTCCTGCGCCTGGTGAGGAAGCTGCACAAGTGCGTGAGCCAGCACTTCCTGAAGCACTACTTCGTGCGAAAGAGCAATCTTTTCCGGTCTGCCAACTGGGGCGAACTGGATGCCGTGGCCCAGCAGCTGGCCCTCTTCCTGAAGAACCCCCAGATCAGCCTGCCCTGA